A window of the Vigna angularis cultivar LongXiaoDou No.4 chromosome 3, ASM1680809v1, whole genome shotgun sequence genome harbors these coding sequences:
- the LOC108326156 gene encoding serine/threonine-protein kinase STY46, protein MDFVEGVGESSSPPRAFSGFGNYDVRNDVFNRLLETGHDQAVSNPEFREQLEAHFNRLPPSYGLDVNIDKAEDVLLHQTLLALARDPDKRPVYHIRFLENISTRTNGEDQQILSTHYRTGSSHAINGVAVPSEKSTVREIANEFEPCSKLEDLNLDVRKNSKETQEIFLADNFFQRHEHSSIRVHEIIFSTVDKPKLLSQLSALLSDIGLNIREAHVFSTTDGYSLDVFVVDGWPVEETDELYDAMEKAVARSEGSWSRPSNSHSAVEKALATEGKLGDWEIDRRLLKLGEKIASGSSGDLYRGVYLGEDVAVKVLRSEQLNDALEDEFAQEVAILRQVQHKNVVRFIGACTKCPNFCIVTEYMPGGSLYDYMHKNHNVLELSQLLKFAIDVCKGMEYLHANNIIHRDLKTANLLMDTHNVVKVADFGVARFLNEGGVMTAETGTYRWMAPEVINHQPYDQKADVFSFSIVLWELVTAKVPYDNMTPLQAALGVRQGLRPELPNHGHPKLLELMQRCWEAIPIDRPSFNEITVKLENILQEMEKDSEANGA, encoded by the exons ATGGATTTCGTAGAAGGAGTTGGAGAGAGCTCCTCGCCGCCGCGTGCCTTCAGCGGTTTCGGAAACTACGACGTCCGCAACGACGTTTTCAACCGCCTTCTTGAAACAGGCCACGACCAAGCGGTTTCCAATCCCGAGTTTCGAGAACAGTTGGAGGCTCACTTCAATCGTTTGCCTCCGAG TTATGGACTTGATGTGAATATCGATAAAGCAGAAGATGTTTTGTTGCATCAAACGCTTCTTGCTCTGGCAAGGGATCCTGATAAGCGTCCTGTTTACCACATACGCTTCCTCGAG AATATTTCAACTAGAACAAATGGTGaagatcaacaaattttaaGTACTCATTATAGGACGGGGTCATCTCATGCAATAAATGGGGTAGCTGTACCATCTGAGAAAAG TACGGTGAGGGAGATTGCAAATGAGTTTGAACCCTGCTCAAAGCTCGAGGACTtaaatttggatgttagaaAGAACTCTAAGGAGACACAGGAAATATTTCTCGCTGACAACTTTTTTCAGAG GCATGAACATTCAAGTATCCGAGttcatgaaataatattttctactGTTGACAAGCCAAAGCTGTTAAGCCAG ctGTCAGCTTTGCTGTCTGATATTGGACTTAACATCCGTGAAGCACATGTTTTCTCCACAACTGATGGCTATTCCCTTGATGTGTTTGTGGTGGATGGGTGGCCAGTAGAG GAAACAGATGAATTGTATGATGCTATGGAAAAAGCTGTTGCAAGAAGTGAG GGGTCATGGTCACGTCCTTCAAATTCTCATTCAGCCGTTGAGAAAGCCTTAGCAACAGAGGGAAAATTGGGAGATTGGGAAATAGACAGGAGGTTGCTGAAGTTAGGAGAAAAAATAGCGTCTGGATCCTCTGGAGATTT GTATCGAGGAGTTTATCTTGGGGAGGATGTTGCTGTTAAGGTTCTGAGATCTGAGCAATTGAATGATGCCTTAGAGGATGAGTTTGCTCAAGAAGTGGCAATTCTGAG GCAGGTACAACATAAAAATGTTGTTCGTTTCATTGGTGCATGTACTAAGTGTCCGAATTTCTGCATAGTAACAG AGTATATGCCAGGAGGAAGTCTGTATGATTACATGCACAAAAATCATAATGTCTTGGAACTGTCTCAATTACTAAAGTTTGCAATTGATGTCTGCAAGGGCATGGAGTATTTGCACGCAAACAACATAATTCACAGAGATCTGAAGACGGCTAATTTGCTGATGGATACACACAAT gTTGTTAAAGTTGCAGATTTTGGAGTCGCTCGGTTCCTAAATGAGGGGGGAGTGATGACAGCAGAAACTGGAACATATAGATGGATGGCACCCGAG GTTATAAATCATCAGCCCTATGATCAGAAAGCAGATGTATTCAGTTTTTCCATTGTACTGTGGGAATTAGTGACCGCAAAG GTACCATATGACAACATGACTCCACTACAAGCTGCTTTGGGTGTGAGACAG GGTCTGCGGCCAGAGCTTCCGAACCATGGGCACCCTAAACTATTAGAGTTGATGCAGAGATGTTGGGAAGCCATTCCAATCGACCGTCCATCCTTTAATGAGATAACGGTTaaacttgaaaatattttgcaagaaatgGAG AAAGATTCAGAAGCAAATGGTGCTTGA